The following coding sequences are from one Virgibacillus necropolis window:
- a CDS encoding S8 family peptidase, with amino-acid sequence MLGFSMIQLTRNYSERFDKDLRQKLIHLYKPFRRTPCFLHRPLENFLKRTKKFPVIIEFDQKDVPLSSSLKKARQLVRKKARSKLKYEYSSTSSCSAILTASSIEKLMHNDCHIKKIYYDREVKALLDVASPSIHAEQLNEQGLTGKDVNIAIVDTGVHPHPDLKQPTNRIIAFKDFINNKMEPYDDNGHGTHCAGDAAGNGFSSNGKYRGPAPESGVIGVKVLNQMGSGSLSTIVSGIQWCINHKEEHQINVISLSLGAAADESDCNDPLVQIVEKAWESGIVVCVAAGNSGPDQRTIATPGISSKVVTVGAIDDQNTVDRADEEVASFSSRGPACGGVSKPDLLAPGANIISLRAPGSFLDKITKSNRVEDNYFSLSGTSMATPICSGVAALVLQAYPEFSPDEVKQQLLQAAVDRGLPSYVQGAGYLDAEKAVTLNDNSGKSEKSTQR; translated from the coding sequence ATGCTAGGATTTTCAATGATTCAGCTTACCAGAAATTATAGTGAAAGGTTCGACAAAGATCTGCGACAAAAACTAATCCATTTATATAAACCCTTTCGCCGCACCCCTTGTTTTTTACATCGTCCATTAGAAAATTTTTTAAAAAGGACAAAGAAGTTTCCCGTTATTATTGAGTTCGACCAAAAAGATGTCCCCTTATCTTCGTCTTTAAAAAAGGCTCGTCAATTAGTCAGGAAGAAGGCTAGATCCAAGTTAAAGTACGAGTATTCCAGCACATCCAGTTGTTCAGCGATCCTAACGGCATCATCAATTGAAAAACTCATGCACAACGATTGTCACATCAAAAAAATTTATTATGATCGAGAAGTCAAAGCCTTGTTGGATGTTGCTTCTCCATCCATTCATGCAGAACAATTGAATGAACAAGGTTTAACCGGCAAAGACGTAAACATTGCCATCGTTGATACGGGGGTTCATCCGCACCCAGATTTAAAACAGCCGACTAACCGAATTATTGCCTTTAAAGACTTTATTAACAACAAAATGGAGCCTTATGATGATAATGGACATGGAACACATTGCGCAGGAGATGCGGCTGGTAACGGTTTCTCTTCAAACGGAAAATACCGTGGGCCTGCTCCAGAATCTGGTGTTATTGGCGTAAAGGTTCTCAACCAAATGGGATCAGGGTCACTTTCCACTATTGTTTCAGGAATTCAGTGGTGTATCAACCATAAGGAAGAACATCAAATTAATGTGATTTCCCTATCTTTAGGGGCCGCAGCTGATGAGTCTGACTGTAATGATCCGCTTGTTCAAATTGTTGAAAAAGCATGGGAAAGCGGTATTGTTGTTTGTGTAGCTGCTGGAAATTCGGGTCCTGATCAAAGAACGATTGCAACCCCCGGAATCAGTTCGAAGGTCGTGACTGTTGGGGCTATCGATGACCAAAACACAGTTGATCGTGCTGATGAAGAAGTTGCATCTTTTTCAAGTCGTGGACCTGCGTGTGGAGGAGTATCGAAACCGGATTTATTGGCTCCAGGGGCTAATATCATCTCTTTAAGAGCTCCGGGTTCTTTCCTAGACAAAATAACGAAATCGAATCGAGTCGAGGACAATTATTTCTCTTTATCAGGCACATCGATGGCAACTCCCATCTGCTCTGGTGTAGCAGCTCTTGTTCTTCAAGCTTATCCAGAGTTTTCCCCTGACGAGGTAAAGCAACAACTTCTTCAAGCTGCTGTTGATAGGGGATTGCCATCCTATGTTCAAGGCGCGGGATATTTGGATGCCGAAAAGGCTGTCACGCTAAATGATAACAGCGGTAAAAGTGAGAAATCGACACAACGTTAG
- a CDS encoding RidA family protein, whose protein sequence is MLKEIHTKNAPGAIGPYSQAIQAGDFLYVSGQIGINPETGEVVEGIEAQTEQVMKNLKAILSEADTNFSHVAKFTIFINDMNNFSIVNELYGSYLEKPYPARATVEVSRLPKDVLVEMDVVVYTKVERELD, encoded by the coding sequence ATGTTAAAAGAAATCCATACAAAGAATGCTCCAGGTGCTATAGGGCCCTATTCACAAGCGATTCAAGCTGGAGACTTTTTATATGTCTCAGGACAAATCGGTATTAATCCCGAAACTGGTGAAGTTGTAGAAGGAATTGAGGCGCAAACAGAACAAGTAATGAAAAATTTGAAAGCAATACTATCAGAAGCAGATACAAACTTCTCACATGTTGCGAAATTTACAATCTTTATCAATGATATGAATAATTTCAGTATAGTAAATGAATTATATGGTTCATATTTAGAAAAACCATATCCTGCACGTGCGACTGTGGAGGTTAGTCGGTTACCTAAAGATGTACTAGTAGAAATGGATGTTGTTGTCTACACGAAAGTAGAACGGGAGTTGGATTGA
- a CDS encoding iron-containing alcohol dehydrogenase yields the protein MNNFTYHNPTKLIFGKGQLEALTTEVPVYGKKVLIVYGGGSIKRNGIYDNVVEKLNEIGAEVHELSGVEPNPRVTTARAGIEICKKEGIEFLLAVGGGSTIDCTKAIAAGAKSDADIWDIVTKKVEAEDALPFGTVLTIAATGSEMNRGSVITNWELNEKHGWGSPHTSPKFSILDPTHTMSLPREQTVYGMVDIMSHVLEHYFHHTSNTPIQDRFCEGILRTVIETAPKLLDDPENYEYRETIMLSGTLALNDMLNMGYQGDWATHNLEHAVSAVHDIPHGGGLAILFPNWMTHVLDENIARFKQLAVRVFDVVPNGKADRDIAEEGIMKLREFWTSIGAPDKLADYDIDESTVETMAGKTVQVREEYGNFKKLNKEDSKEIYQASL from the coding sequence ATGAATAATTTTACCTATCACAATCCAACAAAGTTAATTTTTGGTAAAGGGCAATTAGAAGCTTTGACAACAGAAGTTCCAGTGTACGGAAAAAAAGTATTGATCGTATACGGTGGAGGAAGCATTAAACGAAATGGCATTTATGATAATGTAGTAGAAAAGTTAAATGAAATCGGTGCGGAGGTTCATGAATTATCTGGAGTAGAACCCAACCCTCGTGTGACAACTGCCCGCGCCGGAATTGAAATTTGTAAAAAAGAGGGAATTGAATTTTTACTTGCTGTTGGCGGTGGTAGCACAATTGATTGTACAAAAGCAATCGCTGCTGGTGCAAAGTCTGATGCTGATATTTGGGATATTGTTACGAAAAAAGTAGAAGCAGAAGACGCGCTTCCATTTGGTACTGTACTAACAATAGCGGCAACTGGTTCGGAAATGAATCGTGGGTCGGTTATTACAAATTGGGAGCTGAACGAAAAACATGGCTGGGGATCTCCACACACAAGCCCTAAGTTTTCCATTTTAGACCCAACACACACCATGTCCTTGCCACGTGAGCAAACGGTATATGGTATGGTTGATATCATGTCCCATGTATTAGAACATTATTTCCATCATACATCTAATACGCCAATACAGGATCGTTTTTGTGAAGGTATCTTACGGACGGTAATTGAAACCGCTCCTAAATTACTGGATGATCCGGAAAACTATGAGTATCGTGAAACAATTATGTTAAGTGGAACGCTAGCGCTTAATGACATGTTGAACATGGGCTATCAGGGGGACTGGGCAACACATAATTTGGAGCATGCTGTATCTGCAGTTCATGACATCCCACATGGTGGTGGTCTTGCAATATTATTCCCTAACTGGATGACCCATGTGCTGGATGAAAATATCGCCCGTTTTAAGCAACTTGCTGTTCGCGTATTTGATGTTGTTCCTAATGGGAAAGCAGATCGTGACATTGCGGAAGAAGGAATTATGAAGCTACGTGAGTTCTGGACTAGCATTGGTGCGCCAGATAAGCTTGCAGATTACGATATTGATGAAAGCACAGTTGAAACCATGGCAGGAAAAACTGTTCAGGTTCGCGAGGAATATGGTAATTTTAAAAAGCTAAACAAAGAGGACTCCAAGGAGATTTATCAAGCAAGTTTATAA
- a CDS encoding DUF1450 domain-containing protein yields the protein MGIVIVDVCDGNAIATINIEEIIEKEFPEVAVLMNECLSFCGLCRLKPYALVNGKRVSGNTPEECLDKIREAIKKELAVYH from the coding sequence ATGGGTATAGTCATAGTCGACGTTTGCGACGGAAATGCCATCGCTACTATTAATATAGAAGAAATTATTGAGAAAGAATTTCCAGAAGTTGCTGTTTTGATGAATGAATGCCTTTCATTTTGCGGGTTGTGCCGACTTAAACCATATGCGTTAGTCAATGGAAAACGTGTTTCTGGTAATACACCTGAAGAATGTTTGGATAAAATAAGAGAAGCAATAAAAAAAGAACTGGCTGTATATCACTAA
- a CDS encoding MFS transporter, with product MTMILPFISLYIKTFGNFSDSYVQSWSGWIFGITFVSAFIFSPIWGKIGDKFGRKKILITSGLGLGLSVLLMGFATSVWQLFLLRLFMGVFTGFIPTSQAMIATQTPKKIAGSVLGTLQTGSITGALAGPLLGGAIADIFGYATTFKWTSIALFLSAIIVLFGIKELKMRFSDDEEYQTYSSKQVLLHIVRQPVLLIVMLISMLVQVAHFSIQPILSLYVAEIHGTASIALFSGMAFSAAGLGNLLMAKQWGKIGDRIGYVKIMIILLFMAGIVYFPGAFVTNIWQLIVLRFLLGISIGGIIPVRIAYIRQEAPLSMQGEVLGYNTSLRFLGNVIGPALGGMLAGFFGFSAVFFVTSGLLVISGVIMLVTWYRHEYEGKFQHAFSSHRN from the coding sequence ATGACTATGATACTCCCGTTTATCTCCCTATATATAAAAACATTTGGTAACTTTTCCGATTCCTATGTACAAAGCTGGTCAGGTTGGATCTTTGGTATTACCTTTGTATCGGCCTTTATTTTCTCCCCCATTTGGGGCAAAATTGGCGATAAATTTGGACGAAAAAAGATTCTAATCACTTCTGGCCTAGGGTTAGGCTTATCTGTATTATTAATGGGGTTCGCCACTTCCGTATGGCAGCTTTTTTTATTGCGCTTATTTATGGGCGTCTTCACAGGCTTTATTCCGACTTCACAAGCCATGATAGCAACACAAACACCAAAAAAAATCGCTGGAAGTGTCCTTGGTACCTTACAAACAGGAAGTATCACTGGAGCACTCGCAGGGCCATTGCTTGGTGGTGCGATAGCCGACATCTTTGGTTACGCAACTACCTTTAAATGGACATCAATCGCGTTATTCCTATCAGCAATCATTGTTTTATTTGGAATAAAGGAACTGAAAATGAGATTCTCCGACGATGAAGAGTATCAGACCTATTCAAGTAAACAGGTTCTATTGCATATCGTTCGGCAACCGGTATTGCTCATCGTCATGTTAATTTCAATGCTTGTTCAAGTCGCTCATTTTAGTATACAGCCAATATTATCTTTATATGTTGCAGAGATACACGGGACAGCAAGTATTGCCCTATTCTCGGGAATGGCTTTTTCCGCAGCGGGGCTTGGTAATTTGCTCATGGCAAAACAGTGGGGCAAAATTGGCGATCGAATTGGATATGTAAAAATAATGATCATTTTATTATTTATGGCTGGTATCGTGTATTTCCCTGGGGCTTTTGTTACAAATATCTGGCAATTAATTGTACTGCGGTTTTTACTTGGCATATCGATTGGCGGTATCATACCAGTTCGTATTGCCTATATTCGACAGGAAGCACCACTCTCTATGCAAGGAGAGGTACTTGGGTATAACACAAGCCTGCGTTTCTTAGGTAACGTCATCGGCCCAGCGCTTGGTGGAATGTTAGCTGGTTTCTTTGGGTTTTCAGCGGTATTCTTTGTAACTAGTGGTTTACTTGTAATAAGCGGCGTTATTATGCTGGTTACCTGGTATCGACATGAATACGAAGGTAAATTCCAGCATGCATTTTCTTCTCATAGGAATTAA
- a CDS encoding DUF1002 domain-containing protein: protein MIKTMKTTMMILLAFALIVGLSKPAYATTSINEKLGVPILVLGGNLSDAQKKEVRELLHVNDDQAVEEYTITGEDAAKYINGNPEARMFSSAKIVREEEGTGLTINIETPDNITEVTSEMYANALLTAGVENATVDVASPVKVSGHSALTGIYKAYDVQGVELDKERMELANEELGVATDLAKKDGLSQEKVSELLTEIKKDIAEQNPATKEEVEQIVQEQLSNLNISLSEADRQMLVDLFNKMRDLNIDFDKVKNQLEDLTNTIKDKADELGLDEGFWNKVANFFSEFFQALSNFFKGLFN, encoded by the coding sequence ATGATCAAAACAATGAAAACTACAATGATGATCTTATTAGCTTTTGCCCTTATAGTAGGACTATCAAAGCCAGCATATGCAACCACAAGCATTAATGAAAAATTAGGTGTTCCAATTCTTGTGCTAGGTGGTAATTTATCTGATGCACAAAAGAAGGAAGTAAGAGAATTATTGCATGTAAATGATGATCAAGCGGTAGAAGAATATACAATCACTGGTGAGGATGCTGCAAAATATATTAATGGTAATCCTGAAGCTCGGATGTTTTCATCTGCTAAAATTGTGCGCGAGGAAGAAGGTACAGGTCTAACAATAAATATAGAAACACCTGACAATATCACAGAGGTAACAAGCGAAATGTACGCGAATGCATTATTAACTGCAGGTGTGGAAAATGCAACAGTAGATGTTGCTTCACCTGTTAAAGTTAGTGGACACTCTGCACTTACAGGGATTTATAAAGCATATGATGTACAAGGCGTCGAGTTAGATAAAGAACGGATGGAGCTTGCTAATGAGGAACTAGGCGTTGCAACGGATCTTGCCAAAAAGGATGGTCTAAGTCAGGAGAAAGTAAGTGAACTTTTAACTGAAATTAAAAAAGATATTGCTGAACAAAACCCAGCGACAAAAGAAGAGGTAGAACAAATTGTTCAAGAGCAACTAAGTAATTTAAACATTTCACTAAGTGAAGCGGATCGTCAAATGCTTGTAGACCTTTTTAACAAGATGCGTGACTTAAATATTGATTTTGATAAAGTGAAAAACCAGCTGGAAGATTTAACGAATACAATAAAAGATAAAGCGGATGAACTAGGGTTAGATGAAGGCTTTTGGAATAAAGTAGCCAATTTCTTTAGTGAGTTTTTCCAGGCGCTAAGTAACTTCTTTAAAGGGCTATTTAACTAA
- a CDS encoding DUF3899 domain-containing protein — MVYIKNKWIFLLINIFVGTILFLTSAPVYNLRHFIDSLFYVTLAYFILMLFLFIIKGRFFDGISWSFRRFRSVMSKKRDYLVELGDTPMPSDRISIPFYRFIAFQTFALLVTLTLLLVVYYS, encoded by the coding sequence ATGGTTTATATAAAAAATAAATGGATTTTTCTTCTGATTAATATATTTGTAGGTACTATATTATTTCTGACTTCTGCGCCAGTGTATAATCTAAGGCATTTTATTGATTCCTTATTTTATGTAACACTTGCATATTTCATCTTAATGCTATTTTTATTTATTATAAAAGGACGTTTCTTTGATGGCATCTCATGGAGTTTCCGAAGATTTCGTTCGGTCATGTCCAAAAAAAGAGATTACTTAGTAGAGCTTGGAGATACCCCCATGCCATCTGATCGCATAAGCATCCCGTTTTACCGATTTATTGCATTCCAAACATTTGCTTTATTGGTCACACTTACTTTACTTCTCGTCGTTTACTATAGTTAA
- a CDS encoding peptide ABC transporter substrate-binding protein — translation MKLSKFSLLLALGILLSIFMVACSSGDDGGSTSSDSGSDSGGETAEGSEDVKQVLNLLESDTIPTMDVSMATDELAFIYLGNTMEGLYRLDKDSKMVPGIAKDHTVSEDGLTWTFNLREDAKWSNGAPVTAHDFVYAWQRAVDPATGSEYGPYMMGGVIKNATAVNLGEVPVEELGVKADGDYTLVVTLEKPTPYFESLTAFGTYFPLNEKFVEEQGDNYATSSETLLSNGPFTMENWKSTSTSWTLAKNPEYWDAETVKLEEITFDVVKDAQTRVDLYEKGEADRATISSDLVDKYASHEDFTITPEASLFYLKLNQTKSEALANVNIRKAISMAINKQAMVDEVLNDGSVVSNGFVPTDFSFHPETNEDFREINGDLVTYDVEKAQELWKKGLEEIGKEKVELGFLGSDKTQSKITNEFLANQLESNLPGLEITLQQVPFEQRLELDTSENYDIQYAGWGPDFLDPYTWLNLWLTDGGNNHMGYSNEKYDELVQSTVNELALEPVKRYEAFLEAEKILAEDAAVAPLYQSARAQLISPKIQGVVKNVMGATYDYKWASVAATE, via the coding sequence ATGAAATTGTCAAAATTTTCATTACTGCTGGCATTAGGTATTTTGCTAAGTATATTCATGGTTGCATGCTCAAGTGGAGATGACGGGGGCAGCACAAGTTCAGATAGTGGCAGTGACTCAGGTGGAGAAACTGCAGAAGGAAGCGAAGATGTAAAGCAAGTACTTAATCTATTAGAATCGGATACTATCCCAACAATGGATGTATCTATGGCTACTGATGAACTTGCTTTTATTTATCTAGGGAATACGATGGAAGGTCTTTATCGCCTGGATAAGGATTCCAAAATGGTTCCAGGTATTGCTAAAGATCATACAGTAAGCGAAGACGGTTTAACATGGACATTCAATCTTCGTGAGGATGCAAAATGGTCAAACGGTGCCCCTGTAACAGCACATGATTTTGTTTATGCATGGCAACGCGCAGTGGATCCTGCAACTGGTTCTGAGTACGGTCCATACATGATGGGCGGCGTAATTAAAAATGCAACAGCTGTTAACTTAGGCGAAGTGCCTGTTGAAGAATTAGGTGTGAAAGCTGACGGCGATTATACATTAGTTGTTACACTTGAAAAACCAACACCATATTTTGAATCATTAACAGCATTTGGAACTTACTTCCCGTTAAATGAAAAATTCGTCGAAGAGCAAGGCGACAATTATGCAACAAGCTCTGAAACGTTATTATCTAACGGACCATTTACAATGGAAAATTGGAAGAGTACTTCAACTAGTTGGACATTAGCGAAAAACCCAGAATACTGGGATGCTGAAACTGTTAAGTTAGAAGAAATAACATTTGATGTTGTAAAAGATGCACAAACTAGAGTAGATTTATATGAAAAAGGTGAAGCTGATCGCGCTACTATTTCTTCTGATCTAGTAGATAAATATGCATCACATGAAGACTTTACAATTACACCAGAAGCATCATTGTTCTATTTGAAACTTAACCAAACAAAGTCTGAAGCACTTGCTAACGTAAATATTCGTAAAGCAATTAGCATGGCAATAAACAAACAGGCTATGGTTGATGAGGTATTAAATGACGGATCAGTTGTTTCCAATGGTTTTGTACCGACAGACTTCTCGTTCCATCCTGAAACCAATGAAGATTTCCGGGAAATCAATGGGGATCTGGTAACATATGATGTAGAAAAAGCACAGGAACTTTGGAAAAAGGGCCTAGAAGAAATTGGTAAAGAGAAAGTTGAACTAGGGTTCTTAGGTAGTGATAAAACACAAAGTAAGATTACGAACGAATTCCTTGCTAACCAATTGGAATCAAATCTTCCTGGACTAGAAATTACATTGCAGCAAGTTCCATTTGAACAACGTTTAGAATTAGATACAAGTGAGAATTATGACATCCAGTATGCTGGTTGGGGTCCTGACTTTCTAGATCCATACACTTGGTTAAACCTATGGTTGACTGACGGTGGAAACAATCATATGGGTTATTCAAACGAAAAATATGATGAATTAGTTCAAAGTACTGTAAATGAATTAGCGCTTGAACCAGTTAAACGCTATGAAGCATTCTTAGAAGCTGAAAAAATTCTAGCTGAAGATGCAGCAGTAGCTCCATTGTATCAAAGTGCTCGTGCACAATTAATTTCGCCTAAGATTCAAGGTGTAGTTAAAAACGTAATGGGTGCTACTTATGATTACAAATGGGCAAGTGTCGCAGCGACTGAATAA
- the opp3b gene encoding oligopeptide ABC transporter permease, protein MTRYILKRIMYMAITLFLIATISFFLMKLLPGSPLNAENKLSEEQAAVVLEKYGLNDPVPIQYLNYIGGLVQGDLGISFAFSNTPVTDIIMDRIGPSLQIGFQAMLVGTLLGILLGLIASVFHNGFLDYGSTVLAVLGTSIPSFVFAGLLQWAFAVKLGWFPVALWEGFEYSILPTISLLIFPMATAARFTRTEMLEVLGSDFILTARAKGVTETGIIFKHGLRNALIPLVTVIGPMAVSLMTGTLVIEQIFAIPGLGEQFVASVMVNDYPTIMGTTLLFAFLFVVIILVVDLLYGIIDPRIRITGGEL, encoded by the coding sequence ATGACGCGATATATACTGAAACGTATTATGTATATGGCGATAACTTTATTTTTAATTGCTACAATATCGTTCTTCCTTATGAAACTATTACCAGGGAGCCCACTTAATGCTGAAAATAAACTATCAGAAGAACAGGCAGCAGTAGTGTTAGAAAAGTATGGACTTAATGATCCAGTTCCAATTCAATACTTGAATTATATAGGTGGACTTGTACAGGGTGATTTAGGGATTTCTTTTGCATTCTCGAACACACCAGTTACTGATATAATAATGGATAGAATTGGTCCTTCTCTGCAGATAGGTTTTCAGGCTATGTTAGTTGGTACATTATTAGGAATACTCCTTGGTCTAATAGCCTCAGTTTTCCATAATGGTTTTCTTGACTATGGTTCCACAGTTTTAGCTGTACTTGGTACATCTATACCATCATTTGTATTTGCAGGTCTTCTGCAATGGGCCTTCGCAGTTAAACTAGGTTGGTTTCCAGTTGCTTTATGGGAAGGATTTGAGTACTCCATATTACCAACCATTTCATTATTAATTTTTCCAATGGCAACAGCAGCTCGTTTCACCAGAACAGAGATGCTAGAAGTACTAGGATCAGACTTTATCCTTACTGCAAGAGCGAAGGGTGTCACGGAAACGGGAATAATTTTTAAACACGGACTACGTAATGCATTAATACCTCTTGTTACTGTAATTGGACCGATGGCAGTGAGCTTAATGACTGGTACGCTCGTTATTGAACAAATCTTTGCAATACCCGGTTTGGGTGAACAATTCGTAGCATCTGTTATGGTCAATGACTACCCTACAATTATGGGAACAACACTGCTATTTGCATTTTTATTTGTTGTTATTATTTTAGTAGTCGACCTTTTATATGGAATAATTGACCCTAGAATCAGAATTACTGGAGGGGAGCTTTAA
- the opp3C gene encoding oligopeptide ABC transporter permease, with translation MDQNKLPKELFEPLEHQEDTSEKIAKPSRTFLQDATRTFFKNKLAIVSMIVLIIIMLLSFFGPGMNEYGYNDQDVTRGTMPPRVAALDDIGWLGFDGTHGGEFEGATVEEATQKAYLRYDNKEDFIDIEVVNEGNGTESSATVEATYHIYEAKDMENTYFWLGTDNLGRDQWTRLWQGTRVSLYIAFLAAAIDLIIGVAYGGISGYAGGRVDNVMQRILEVLVGIPNLVVILLMIIILQPGIISITIALTITGWIGMARIVRGEILKIKNMEYVLASRTLGTKASKIITKHLMPNISGVIIINTMFTIPSAIFFEAFLSFIGLGLVPPEASLGTLINTGFDYLRIYPFLLLYPAIVISVIMIAFNIVADGLRDAFDPKMHK, from the coding sequence ATGGATCAGAATAAATTACCAAAGGAACTTTTTGAACCCCTCGAGCATCAAGAAGATACTAGTGAAAAGATTGCGAAACCAAGTAGAACATTTCTACAGGATGCGACAAGAACATTCTTTAAAAATAAACTAGCTATAGTGTCAATGATTGTATTAATTATTATTATGTTACTGAGCTTTTTTGGTCCTGGTATGAACGAATATGGCTATAACGATCAAGATGTAACAAGAGGGACTATGCCACCACGTGTTGCAGCACTAGACGACATCGGTTGGTTAGGCTTTGATGGAACACATGGTGGTGAATTTGAAGGTGCCACCGTTGAAGAAGCTACTCAAAAGGCTTATTTACGATATGATAATAAAGAGGACTTTATTGATATTGAAGTAGTTAATGAAGGAAACGGTACAGAAAGTTCAGCAACTGTTGAAGCTACTTACCATATTTATGAAGCGAAAGACATGGAAAACACTTATTTCTGGTTAGGGACAGATAACCTAGGTCGAGATCAGTGGACAAGACTTTGGCAAGGAACGCGTGTATCCTTATATATTGCCTTTTTAGCTGCAGCGATTGACCTTATTATTGGGGTAGCCTATGGGGGTATTTCTGGTTACGCTGGTGGCAGAGTGGATAATGTGATGCAACGTATTTTGGAAGTTCTTGTTGGTATACCAAACTTAGTGGTAATCCTACTCATGATTATTATCCTACAACCAGGTATTATATCGATAACAATTGCTTTGACGATCACTGGCTGGATCGGCATGGCCAGGATTGTACGTGGTGAAATACTAAAAATTAAAAACATGGAATATGTATTAGCATCAAGAACATTAGGGACAAAGGCTTCTAAAATAATTACAAAGCACTTAATGCCGAATATTAGTGGAGTCATTATTATTAATACGATGTTCACGATACCTAGTGCAATATTCTTTGAGGCATTTTTAAGCTTTATCGGACTTGGCTTAGTGCCACCAGAAGCATCACTCGGAACCTTGATTAATACAGGATTTGATTATCTTAGAATATATCCGTTCTTACTATTATATCCGGCAATTGTCATTTCAGTAATCATGATTGCGTTTAATATAGTGGCCGATGGATTACGAGATGCTTTTGATCCTAAAATGCACAAATAA
- a CDS encoding ABC transporter ATP-binding protein, translated as MSKLLEVNNLNVSFNTFGGEVQAVRGVTFDVNKGETLAIVGESGSGKSVTTKAIMRLLPKPQGVIKEGTIMFEGEDLVHKSEKEMQKIRGKDISMIFQDPMSSLNPTMKIGNQIMEGLMKHQKMNRRNASERAVELLKLVGIPNADQRLHQYPHQFSGGMRQRVVVAIALACNPKLLIADEPTTALDVTIQAQILELMKDIQKETSSAIVFITHDLGVVANVADRVAVMYAGRIVEIGTTEEIFYNPKHPYTWGLLGSMPTLDDSTEDLITIPGSPPDMTDPPKGDAFAPRNAYALKVDEEMQPPMFKVSDTHYAATWLLHENAPKVKPPASVQKRMDGFASTGEAPGAKDGEIHGS; from the coding sequence ATGAGTAAATTATTAGAAGTGAATAACCTTAACGTATCATTTAACACCTTTGGCGGTGAAGTACAGGCAGTACGTGGTGTAACATTTGATGTAAACAAAGGAGAGACGCTTGCAATTGTTGGTGAATCAGGGTCAGGGAAATCTGTTACAACTAAAGCTATTATGCGTCTTCTTCCGAAACCACAGGGTGTTATAAAAGAAGGAACAATTATGTTTGAAGGGGAAGACCTAGTTCATAAATCAGAAAAAGAAATGCAAAAAATACGTGGAAAAGATATATCGATGATCTTTCAGGATCCAATGTCTTCATTGAATCCCACAATGAAAATCGGTAACCAAATTATGGAAGGCCTAATGAAGCATCAAAAAATGAATCGCAGAAATGCAAGTGAGCGCGCAGTTGAATTATTAAAGCTTGTTGGGATTCCAAATGCAGATCAGCGTTTACATCAATATCCACACCAATTCTCTGGTGGTATGCGCCAACGTGTTGTTGTTGCGATTGCTTTAGCGTGTAATCCGAAGCTTTTGATTGCGGATGAACCAACGACTGCATTAGATGTTACCATTCAAGCACAAATTTTAGAATTAATGAAAGATATTCAAAAAGAAACAAGCAGTGCAATTGTTTTCATTACCCATGACTTGGGTGTAGTTGCAAATGTTGCAGACCGAGTCGCGGTTATGTATGCAGGAAGAATAGTTGAAATCGGTACGACAGAGGAAATTTTCTACAATCCAAAACATCCATATACATGGGGACTATTAGGATCAATGCCTACACTGGATGATAGTACAGAGGATTTAATCACCATTCCAGGTAGTCCACCGGATATGACTGATCCACCTAAAGGTGACGCATTTGCACCACGAAATGCATATGCATTAAAAGTAGACGAGGAAATGCAACCGCCAATGTTTAAGGTATCAGATACACACTATGCTGCAACATGGTTATTGCATGAAAATGCTCCAAAGGTAAAGCCTCCAGCATCCGTGCAAAAACGGATGGATGGGTTCGCGTCAACTGGTGAAGCTCCGGGAGCTAAGGATGGTGAAATACATGGCAGCTGA